One genomic segment of Hordeum vulgare subsp. vulgare chromosome 2H, MorexV3_pseudomolecules_assembly, whole genome shotgun sequence includes these proteins:
- the LOC123425954 gene encoding uncharacterized protein LOC123425954: MHRNCFRQRNPPPPRAVFAGMATRLGVAQTCSATLAGNHLMRDAAALPETVIHGELVPFVSWFCLRVCLCCCTSICLLFCLSHGVSFYWRAGEGGATQGEGVNMAVVSRSPTFDIARDFIDKIELQPMFVAQERAAVVSSRKCCSVSRH; encoded by the exons ATGCACCGGAACTGTTTTCGGCAACGCAATCCTCCCCCACCCCGTGCTGTCTTCGCTGGTATG GCGACCCGACTCGGTGTGGCGCAGACCTGCTCGGCGACGCTCGCCGGCAACCACCTGATGCGGGACGCCGCCGCGCTCCCGGAGACC GTGATCCATGGCGAACTTGTTCCGTTTGTCTCATGGTTCTGCCTACGTGTGTGTTTATGTTGTTGTACATCTATTTGTTTGTTGTTCTGTTTGTCCCATGGTGTTTCCTTCTACTGGAGAGCGGGTGAAGGTGGAGCCACTCAAGGAGAaggggtcaacatggccgttgtgTCGCGCTCGCCCACCTTCGACATCGCCAGGGACTTCATCGATAAGATCGAGCTCCAGCCCATGTTCGTCGCGCAG GAGAGGGCAGCCGTGGTTTCCTCACGCAAATGTTGCTCTGTTTCCCGACATTGA